One window from the genome of Echinicola vietnamensis DSM 17526 encodes:
- a CDS encoding Gfo/Idh/MocA family protein, translating into MKILQIGAGGIVKDAHLPAYKIAGFEVEGVYDLDEENAISLATAFGIPRVFGSLDELTAHATEDTVFDVAVPGSAVLEVLEKLPDGAVVLIQKPMGEDLEAAKAILALCRKKKLKAGVNFQMRYAPYIQKAREIIQAGHIGEVCDIEVKINVYTPWHLWDFLFTASRVEILYHSIHYVDLVRSFFGNPEKVYAKTIKHPKMTQLASVKTNIIMDYGALKGANILTNHAHAFGLKHQQSYVKIEGTKGAIMIEMGLLKNYPQGTADKFEYIIAAEGKEAEWKEVEIAGTWFPHAFIGSMTEMKKALENPAYLPDNSVEDCIYTMACVEAAHQSSEQGGVVLPTIDQ; encoded by the coding sequence ATGAAAATACTACAAATCGGAGCGGGCGGAATCGTGAAGGACGCCCATTTGCCGGCCTACAAAATAGCCGGTTTTGAGGTGGAAGGTGTCTATGACCTTGACGAAGAAAATGCTATTAGCCTTGCTACTGCGTTTGGGATTCCGCGTGTTTTTGGCTCTCTGGATGAGTTGACAGCCCATGCCACAGAGGATACGGTTTTTGATGTGGCAGTGCCCGGGAGTGCCGTGTTAGAGGTGTTGGAGAAGCTACCTGATGGAGCCGTGGTCCTGATCCAGAAGCCGATGGGGGAAGATTTGGAGGCTGCCAAAGCCATTTTGGCCCTGTGCAGAAAGAAAAAGCTGAAGGCAGGGGTCAATTTTCAGATGCGCTATGCGCCTTACATCCAAAAGGCCCGCGAAATCATCCAAGCGGGCCACATTGGCGAGGTATGTGATATAGAGGTCAAAATCAACGTTTATACCCCTTGGCACCTGTGGGATTTTCTTTTTACGGCTTCACGAGTGGAGATTTTGTACCACAGCATTCATTATGTGGACCTTGTTCGCTCCTTTTTCGGCAATCCTGAAAAAGTATATGCCAAGACCATCAAGCACCCCAAAATGACACAACTGGCCTCGGTGAAGACCAATATCATCATGGACTATGGAGCACTGAAAGGAGCCAATATTCTCACCAATCATGCGCATGCATTTGGGCTAAAACACCAACAGTCTTACGTGAAGATTGAAGGCACCAAAGGGGCGATCATGATTGAAATGGGGCTGTTAAAAAATTATCCCCAAGGAACTGCTGACAAATTTGAATATATCATTGCAGCGGAAGGGAAGGAGGCCGAATGGAAGGAAGTAGAAATAGCGGGAACGTGGTTTCCTCATGCTTTTATAGGCTCCATGACCGAGATGAAAAAAGCACTGGAAAACCCGGCATATCTTCCCGACAACAGTGTGGAAGACTGCATTTACACCATGGCTTGTGTGGAGGCCGCCCATCAGTCCAGTGAGCAGGGCGGGGTGGTGTTGCCTACTATCGACCAGTGA
- a CDS encoding ABC transporter substrate-binding protein: MEKKILKGMTWGHSRGISPLQAFAQRFNQLYPDIEVQWRQRTLQEFADYPIEKLTETYDLLIIDHPWVGCAAATNCVLALDEHLPEQFLANQAENHVGRSHQSYHYGGHQWALAIDAATPVPSFRKDLLDQHAVAVPRRWEEVMALAKQGKVAAPAIPIDLLMNFYMFCQAHGREPFLSTEEVIDKSTGLKALETMKAFYSLLDRKLFDANPIRVAEYMSMGDDYWYCPFAYGYSNYARDGYSDHLLTYGNLVDFAPGKKLRSTIGGTGLAVSAFSEHKKEALLFAQMIMSERYQATEYVLNGGQPGHRKAWLSEQANAVTHHYFKSTLETLDASYMRPRYHGYLHFQDHAGDPIREYMMGSGSPEAVLDRVNEIYQISQRTVAHES, encoded by the coding sequence ATGGAAAAGAAGATTTTAAAAGGCATGACCTGGGGGCATAGCAGAGGGATTTCTCCCTTGCAGGCATTTGCCCAGCGGTTCAACCAGCTTTATCCCGATATTGAAGTGCAATGGCGACAGCGGACCCTACAGGAGTTTGCTGATTACCCCATTGAAAAACTCACTGAAACTTACGATCTGCTCATCATTGACCATCCATGGGTAGGCTGTGCTGCCGCAACAAATTGCGTGTTGGCATTGGACGAGCATTTACCGGAACAGTTTCTTGCAAATCAGGCTGAAAACCACGTAGGCCGTTCCCATCAGAGCTACCATTATGGTGGCCACCAGTGGGCTTTGGCCATTGATGCGGCCACGCCGGTGCCCAGTTTTAGAAAAGACTTGTTGGATCAACATGCGGTGGCCGTTCCAAGGAGGTGGGAAGAAGTAATGGCTTTGGCCAAGCAAGGAAAAGTAGCTGCCCCTGCCATTCCCATTGATTTGCTGATGAACTTCTACATGTTTTGCCAAGCCCATGGCCGAGAGCCTTTTTTAAGTACGGAGGAGGTCATCGATAAATCCACCGGGTTAAAAGCCCTGGAGACGATGAAGGCCTTTTACAGTTTATTGGACAGGAAGCTGTTTGACGCCAACCCCATTCGGGTGGCGGAGTACATGTCCATGGGAGATGACTATTGGTACTGCCCGTTTGCTTACGGATATTCGAATTATGCTCGGGATGGTTACAGCGACCATTTGTTGACCTATGGCAATTTAGTGGATTTTGCCCCCGGCAAAAAATTAAGAAGTACGATAGGGGGGACAGGATTGGCCGTTTCTGCTTTTAGTGAGCATAAGAAGGAAGCATTACTGTTTGCGCAAATGATCATGTCAGAAAGGTACCAAGCTACCGAATATGTACTCAACGGCGGCCAGCCCGGCCATCGTAAAGCTTGGCTGAGTGAGCAGGCCAATGCCGTCACGCATCACTATTTTAAAAGCACCCTGGAGACTTTAGATGCTTCGTACATGCGACCGCGGTATCATGGCTACCTGCATTTTCAGGATCATGCCGGAGACCCGATCCGGGAATACATGATGGGGTCAGGAAGCCCGGAGGCCGTCCTCGACCGTGTCAATGAAATCTATCAGATCTCCCAGCGAACCGTTGCCCATGAATCCTGA
- a CDS encoding CaiB/BaiF CoA transferase family protein → MKSIRSPSEPLPMNPESKSTTKSLPLEGVIVLEFCQYLSGPSAGLRLADLGARVIKIENPGKGDLCRILPIKNRWVENDSLLFHTINRNKESYTANLKSEHELAEIKRLIGKADVLMHNFRPGVMEKLGLGYEAVKALNAGLVYAEISGYGAEGPWARKPGQDLLLQAMSGLMFASGNQKDGPMPFGLAIGDMLCGAQAVQGILAALVHRKRTGKGSRISLSLLESLLDMQFEVLTTYFASGKRPLRSAVNSAHPLLGAPYGIYATKDSHLAIAMIPIAPLREALGCGELERFDQSMVFTHRDAIKQVLADFLKSATTDHWLAKLREKGLWAMDVKDWKQLKATQGYRQSNLEQIIKLTNGQSIKTNRCPIRIDGEVLLSDRPAPTLGEHTASIKQEFN, encoded by the coding sequence ATGAAATCTATCAGATCTCCCAGCGAACCGTTGCCCATGAATCCTGAGTCAAAAAGCACCACTAAAAGCTTACCGTTGGAAGGGGTGATCGTGTTGGAATTTTGCCAGTACTTATCCGGTCCTTCCGCAGGCTTAAGGCTAGCAGACCTAGGCGCGAGGGTCATCAAAATTGAAAACCCGGGCAAGGGGGATCTTTGTCGAATTTTACCCATCAAAAACAGGTGGGTGGAAAACGATTCCCTGCTTTTCCATACCATTAACAGAAATAAAGAAAGCTATACCGCTAACCTCAAATCCGAGCATGAACTTGCCGAAATCAAGCGACTCATCGGAAAAGCCGATGTGCTCATGCATAACTTTCGCCCAGGGGTCATGGAGAAGTTGGGGCTGGGCTATGAAGCTGTAAAAGCCCTCAATGCAGGGCTTGTCTATGCTGAAATCAGCGGTTATGGAGCAGAGGGGCCGTGGGCACGTAAGCCGGGGCAAGACCTTTTGCTACAGGCCATGAGCGGTTTGATGTTTGCCAGTGGCAATCAGAAAGATGGGCCGATGCCTTTTGGATTGGCCATTGGGGACATGCTTTGTGGAGCCCAAGCAGTGCAGGGGATTTTAGCGGCTTTGGTCCATCGAAAGCGGACCGGGAAAGGAAGCCGGATATCATTGAGCTTGTTGGAATCGCTGCTGGACATGCAGTTTGAAGTGTTGACGACTTATTTTGCCAGTGGAAAGCGGCCCCTTCGATCTGCGGTGAACAGTGCTCATCCGCTGCTGGGAGCACCGTACGGGATTTACGCTACCAAGGATAGCCATTTGGCCATAGCGATGATTCCTATAGCACCTCTCCGGGAAGCATTGGGCTGTGGGGAATTGGAAAGGTTTGATCAGTCGATGGTGTTTACCCATCGTGATGCGATCAAGCAGGTGTTGGCCGATTTCCTGAAATCAGCGACTACGGATCATTGGCTCGCCAAGCTTCGTGAAAAAGGCCTATGGGCCATGGATGTGAAAGATTGGAAGCAGCTTAAAGCAACCCAAGGTTACCGACAAAGCAACCTTGAGCAGATCATAAAACTCACCAATGGACAGTCCATCAAAACCAACCGCTGCCCGATCCGGATCGACGGAGAAGTGCTCCTCAGTGATAGGCCGGCGCCGACATTGGGCGAACATACCGCCTCCATTAAGCAGGAATTTAATTGA
- a CDS encoding ribulose-bisphosphate carboxylase large subunit family protein, producing the protein MERISATYYIETPFEVESAAAVLAGEQSSGTFVAVPGETAELKQRFAARVESIEKLETVSQPAIPGAVSSHGKYHRAMISVSWSIENFGYNLPTMISTLQGNLYEITQFTGLKLMDLEVPASFAQHFAGPAFGIKGCRELTGVEAGRPLIGTIIKPSIGMRPEETAALVKTLVEAGIDFIKDDELMGSAANSPFDKRVEAIMRVINAHADKSGKKVMYAFNISDEMDRMHEHYDTVVKHGGTCAMMSINSVGMAGVKRICDRRELAIHAHRNGWGMLNRHPLLGIDFRAYQKLWRLAGVDQLHVNGIQNKFWESDDSVVRSIAGCLTPMLGGYQVLPVVSSGQWGGQAPETYRRTETTDLLYMAGGGIMAHPAGPAGGVKALQQAWRAAVDGLSVEEAAKKYEEFGLSVQKFGK; encoded by the coding sequence ATGGAAAGAATTTCAGCAACATATTACATCGAAACACCTTTTGAGGTGGAATCAGCAGCAGCGGTATTGGCAGGGGAGCAATCCTCAGGAACGTTTGTGGCGGTACCTGGCGAGACGGCCGAGCTGAAGCAGCGTTTTGCTGCCCGGGTAGAATCCATCGAAAAACTGGAAACCGTCAGTCAGCCGGCTATCCCCGGGGCAGTGTCTTCTCATGGAAAGTACCATCGGGCGATGATTTCCGTTTCTTGGTCCATCGAAAACTTTGGCTATAACTTGCCCACCATGATATCAACCCTACAGGGCAACTTATACGAAATTACCCAGTTTACAGGGCTGAAGCTGATGGACTTGGAGGTGCCGGCCTCTTTTGCACAGCACTTTGCTGGCCCTGCTTTTGGGATCAAGGGTTGTCGGGAGTTGACCGGAGTGGAAGCGGGGAGACCATTGATCGGGACGATCATTAAGCCAAGCATCGGCATGCGTCCCGAAGAGACCGCGGCCTTGGTGAAGACTTTGGTGGAGGCTGGAATTGATTTTATCAAAGACGATGAATTGATGGGGTCGGCGGCCAATTCACCCTTTGACAAACGGGTAGAGGCCATCATGAGGGTGATCAATGCCCATGCTGATAAATCAGGCAAAAAAGTGATGTATGCTTTTAACATCTCCGATGAAATGGACCGCATGCACGAACATTACGACACGGTGGTGAAGCATGGCGGTACCTGTGCGATGATGAGCATCAACAGCGTCGGGATGGCAGGCGTAAAGCGCATTTGTGACCGAAGGGAGCTGGCCATTCATGCCCATAGAAATGGCTGGGGAATGCTCAACCGGCATCCACTGCTGGGCATCGATTTTAGGGCATATCAGAAGCTTTGGCGTTTGGCCGGTGTGGATCAGCTCCATGTAAACGGCATTCAAAATAAATTTTGGGAATCGGATGATTCCGTAGTACGGTCAATAGCGGGATGTTTGACCCCTATGCTGGGAGGCTATCAGGTGCTGCCGGTCGTTTCTTCAGGACAATGGGGAGGCCAAGCACCAGAAACCTACCGTCGTACGGAGACGACCGATTTATTGTACATGGCTGGTGGAGGCATCATGGCGCATCCAGCGGGTCCCGCTGGGGGTGTTAAAGCACTTCAACAAGCTTGGAGGGCTGCGGTGGACGGGCTTTCTGTCGAAGAAGCAGCCAAGAAGTATGAGGAATTTGGGTTATCTGTACAGAAATTTGGCAAGTAA
- a CDS encoding four-carbon acid sugar kinase family protein, with product MREKVSPLLLAFYGDDFTGSSDALDFLSKAGVKTVLFIAPPTSAQLAKYEGVQAIGVAGMTRSMVPEAMEHELRNAFGALKQSGARQVHYKVCSTFDSSPKIGNIGKALEVGLEAFQVPYASLLVAAPELGRYCAFGNLFARMGIGSQGKIYRLDRHPSMSKHPTTPADESDLRLHLAKQTDLKVGLVDVLAVETGGEVLAEALQHELEAGAKAVLFDAMYSRQLSAIGGLMDRAANERPHFSVGSSGIEMALGAYWKAEGLLPKEITWDKPGKAGPMLVLSGSCSPITEGQITHARVHGFGEVAIDPEQLVSGPKAVQQYVQEVLEIMEKGKPVIVHTACGAEDSRRAVTRKILINQGVPPEDVSAKTADFFGQALGEIARKVAEKYPYKRLLIAGGDTSSKVARVLGIEAVEMIAPLVPGAPLCVAHAPASPIDGMEVNFKGGQVGAEDYFVKVMEGNVGG from the coding sequence ATGCGTGAGAAAGTATCCCCGTTATTGTTGGCTTTTTATGGCGATGATTTTACAGGCTCATCCGATGCGCTTGATTTTTTGAGTAAGGCAGGAGTGAAAACCGTCCTGTTTATCGCTCCCCCCACTTCAGCACAGTTGGCCAAGTACGAAGGCGTACAGGCCATTGGGGTGGCAGGGATGACGCGGTCGATGGTTCCGGAAGCCATGGAACATGAATTGAGAAACGCTTTTGGGGCCTTGAAGCAGTCGGGAGCCCGCCAAGTACATTATAAGGTTTGTTCCACATTTGATTCTTCTCCAAAAATCGGCAATATCGGCAAGGCATTGGAGGTGGGGCTGGAGGCATTTCAGGTACCTTATGCCTCGCTGTTGGTGGCAGCGCCTGAACTTGGGCGCTATTGCGCGTTTGGGAATTTGTTTGCCCGCATGGGCATTGGCAGCCAAGGAAAAATCTATCGTCTCGACAGGCATCCTTCCATGAGCAAGCATCCGACCACCCCCGCCGATGAAAGTGATCTTCGACTGCATTTGGCCAAACAGACAGATCTAAAAGTAGGGTTAGTGGATGTGTTAGCGGTGGAGACCGGCGGTGAAGTGTTGGCAGAGGCGTTGCAGCATGAACTGGAGGCAGGAGCCAAGGCGGTGCTTTTTGATGCCATGTATTCTAGGCAATTGTCCGCAATTGGCGGTTTGATGGACCGAGCAGCAAACGAACGTCCCCACTTTTCCGTGGGATCCTCGGGGATAGAAATGGCCTTAGGGGCCTATTGGAAGGCCGAGGGACTCCTTCCGAAGGAAATAACTTGGGATAAGCCGGGCAAGGCAGGGCCCATGTTGGTGCTGTCCGGAAGTTGCTCCCCCATCACAGAAGGGCAGATTACCCATGCTCGCGTCCATGGATTTGGGGAAGTTGCGATAGATCCTGAGCAACTGGTGTCAGGTCCAAAAGCCGTCCAACAGTATGTTCAGGAAGTGCTGGAAATAATGGAGAAGGGAAAACCGGTAATCGTCCATACCGCTTGTGGTGCGGAAGATTCGAGGAGGGCCGTTACCCGTAAAATACTGATCAACCAAGGTGTTCCTCCCGAAGATGTCAGTGCCAAAACGGCCGACTTCTTTGGGCAAGCTTTAGGAGAGATTGCCCGCAAGGTAGCTGAAAAATATCCCTATAAAAGACTTCTGATCGCTGGGGGAGATACTTCCAGCAAAGTGGCGAGAGTCCTCGGAATAGAAGCCGTGGAGATGATTGCTCCTTTAGTGCCGGGGGCACCATTGTGCGTGGCCCATGCCCCAGCATCACCGATCGATGGTATGGAAGTAAACTTCAAAGGCGGCCAGGTGGGAGCTGAAGACTATTTCGTAAAAGTGATGGAGGGGAATGTCGGCGGATGA
- a CDS encoding L-rhamnose/proton symporter RhaT → MSVIGGVMFHAVGASFAALCYTPQKKVVSWSWQTYWLAQAFFCWFLLPIIGAWLTIPELMKVLDEAPKDAMWKAFGLGMAYGVGGTAFGIAIRYIGFSLTYAISIGISCVVGTLLPPLVKGELAAVLQQEGSGWIVTGMVLGVLGIALCGLAGRYKELDLAKLEIGAQSSFSVSKGLPLCILAGVLSALYGFSIDQGQPIADVAVKYGAGDFQSNVVYIFSNTGAFLVTLFYCLYLHRKQRTFREFTRKAKAPLTKNYLLAIMTGMMWYSQFFFYGLGHVRMGDYKFTSWAVHMIMLVMFSTVAGLAMKEWTHAKGKTVYALVLALAVLLAAVLALTVGNAIGA, encoded by the coding sequence ATGAGTGTCATCGGTGGAGTAATGTTTCATGCTGTCGGGGCTTCCTTTGCAGCACTTTGTTATACCCCGCAGAAAAAAGTGGTCAGTTGGTCTTGGCAAACTTATTGGCTGGCACAAGCCTTTTTCTGTTGGTTTTTATTGCCCATTATCGGGGCTTGGTTGACGATTCCGGAACTGATGAAAGTATTGGATGAGGCCCCCAAGGATGCGATGTGGAAGGCTTTTGGATTGGGCATGGCCTATGGAGTAGGCGGGACTGCTTTTGGAATAGCCATCCGTTATATCGGATTTTCGCTGACCTATGCCATATCGATCGGTATTTCCTGTGTGGTAGGGACGCTGTTGCCTCCTTTGGTAAAAGGAGAATTGGCGGCTGTTTTACAGCAAGAAGGATCCGGCTGGATTGTGACCGGCATGGTGTTGGGAGTGTTGGGCATCGCTTTGTGTGGCTTGGCAGGAAGGTACAAGGAACTGGATTTGGCAAAGCTTGAAATTGGTGCCCAGTCCAGCTTTTCCGTATCCAAAGGCCTTCCGTTATGCATTTTGGCGGGCGTGCTTTCGGCATTGTATGGCTTTTCGATTGATCAGGGGCAGCCCATTGCGGATGTGGCCGTGAAATACGGTGCTGGCGATTTCCAAAGCAACGTGGTCTATATTTTTTCCAATACCGGAGCATTTTTGGTGACCCTTTTTTATTGCCTTTACCTGCACCGGAAGCAAAGGACATTCAGGGAATTTACCCGCAAGGCAAAGGCTCCCCTGACCAAAAATTACTTGCTGGCCATCATGACAGGAATGATGTGGTACTCACAGTTTTTCTTTTATGGGCTAGGACACGTTCGCATGGGGGATTATAAATTTACCAGTTGGGCCGTACACATGATCATGTTGGTGATGTTCAGCACGGTGGCCGGGTTGGCCATGAAGGAATGGACGCACGCAAAGGGGAAAACGGTTTATGCGCTAGTACTGGCCTTGGCCGTTTTACTGGCGGCAGTTTTGGCCTTGACAGTAGGGAATGCTATCGGGGCCTAA
- a CDS encoding aspartate/glutamate racemase family protein: protein MKTLGLIHTSATLVPIFQALCEEHLPDVKVFNIVDDSLIKDVISKGKLTPHTARRVVDYVGSAEAAGADQIMVTCSSIGAAVEAAADLTQVPVLRVDQPMADLAVQTGVRIGVVATLPTTLEPTSDLVRRRADVMGKDIKLTSKLCEGAFEALMGGAPDQHDEMVAEALKALAKEVDVILLAQASMARVVDKLDEADKKVPIVASPPESVKYLARSMK from the coding sequence ATGAAAACATTAGGACTCATACACACATCTGCCACATTGGTGCCGATTTTCCAGGCCCTTTGCGAGGAACATTTGCCAGATGTAAAGGTATTTAATATTGTCGATGACAGCTTGATCAAAGACGTGATCAGCAAAGGAAAGTTAACGCCCCATACGGCCAGGAGAGTGGTGGATTATGTGGGGTCTGCCGAGGCGGCAGGTGCCGATCAGATCATGGTGACCTGCTCCTCGATAGGGGCAGCGGTAGAGGCCGCGGCCGACTTGACCCAAGTTCCGGTGTTGCGGGTAGATCAGCCCATGGCAGATTTGGCTGTTCAGACTGGGGTGAGAATTGGAGTGGTAGCCACTTTGCCGACGACCTTGGAACCTACTTCTGACTTGGTGAGAAGAAGGGCAGACGTGATGGGAAAAGATATTAAATTGACCTCCAAGCTTTGCGAAGGTGCTTTTGAGGCCTTGATGGGAGGAGCTCCTGACCAGCACGATGAAATGGTTGCCGAAGCACTGAAAGCGCTGGCCAAAGAAGTAGATGTCATCCTTTTGGCGCAAGCCTCTATGGCCAGGGTAGTGGACAAGCTGGATGAAGCAGATAAAAAAGTGCCCATCGTGGCCAGTCCGCCTGAATCGGTGAAATACTTGGCGCGGAGCATGAAGTAG
- a CDS encoding amidohydrolase family protein, translating to MMKIIDTHIHIWDFEKAEYAWLENDTSILKQPYQLKDLEDKREAAGVSEGILVQAANNFEDTNWMLENAAAHDWIKGVVGWLPLMDPSATARALEDRYLSNGYFKGVRHLIHDEPDPKWLLQPAVLESLQLLADHHLTYDLVGVLPAHIDTALKVAEKVPELKMVFDHLNQPPIQEGLHFGAWGNKMREAAEHPMFHVKISGMGTTTGKPFEWGRYDILPYVEFALDTFGMHRCFCGGDWPVSLLAGSYEYSWKRYREVLDTLLYEKEQGKVLYDNALAFYGIQ from the coding sequence ATGATGAAGATCATAGATACACATATTCACATTTGGGATTTTGAAAAGGCGGAGTATGCTTGGCTGGAAAACGATACTTCTATCCTGAAGCAACCTTACCAGTTGAAAGATCTGGAGGATAAGCGAGAAGCGGCAGGCGTTTCAGAAGGGATATTGGTGCAGGCGGCAAACAATTTTGAAGACACCAATTGGATGCTGGAAAATGCCGCTGCCCATGACTGGATCAAGGGAGTGGTGGGCTGGTTACCGCTGATGGATCCTTCAGCCACCGCAAGGGCCTTGGAGGATCGTTATCTTAGCAATGGCTATTTCAAGGGAGTACGCCACTTGATCCATGACGAGCCCGACCCAAAGTGGCTGCTTCAACCGGCCGTGCTGGAAAGTTTACAGCTGTTGGCAGATCATCACCTCACCTATGACCTGGTGGGGGTATTGCCAGCACACATCGATACTGCATTGAAGGTGGCCGAGAAAGTGCCCGAGCTGAAGATGGTCTTCGATCATCTCAACCAGCCCCCCATACAGGAAGGGCTTCACTTCGGCGCATGGGGCAACAAAATGCGGGAGGCTGCTGAACATCCGATGTTTCATGTGAAGATTTCAGGGATGGGAACCACCACTGGAAAACCATTCGAATGGGGAAGGTATGATATTTTGCCTTATGTCGAATTTGCCTTGGATACGTTTGGAATGCATCGCTGTTTTTGCGGCGGAGATTGGCCCGTATCGCTCTTGGCGGGGAGCTATGAATACTCTTGGAAGCGATACCGTGAAGTGTTGGACACGCTTTTATACGAAAAGGAACAGGGAAAGGTGCTGTATGATAATGCCTTAGCATTTTACGGTATCCAATGA
- a CDS encoding CaiB/BaiF CoA transferase family protein, giving the protein MPLLEGITIVDFSQFLSGPSASLRLADFGARVIKVEKPKTGDICRQLYVSAVEIAEESTIFHTINRNKESFTADLKEKADQEAIWKLIGAADVVMHNFRPGVMARLGFSYDEVKARFPQIIYAEISGYGQDGPWADLPGQDLLLQSLTGLTFLNGEEYKAPTPMGISVVDLLAGTQLAQGILAALYRKEDTGRGSLVQVSMLESAMDFQFEVFTTFLNDGEELPQRSKVNHGHCYIAAPYGVYETKDGFLALAMGNIVTLGDLLACEELAVFDDPKGWFDRRDEIKAVLAAHLANNTTQHWLDILEPADIWCAKVLDMEAMMEEEGYQVLEMEMEVRTTNGDRIRTTRCPIRVNGERILPGRGAPFLGEHNDALAREFGL; this is encoded by the coding sequence ATGCCATTGCTAGAAGGAATAACCATCGTCGATTTCTCCCAATTTTTGTCAGGACCCTCTGCAAGTTTGAGGTTGGCCGATTTTGGGGCGCGAGTGATCAAGGTAGAGAAACCAAAGACAGGGGATATCTGCCGACAGCTCTATGTTTCAGCGGTAGAGATTGCAGAGGAATCCACCATTTTTCATACCATAAACCGGAACAAGGAGAGTTTTACGGCCGATTTAAAGGAAAAGGCCGATCAGGAAGCCATTTGGAAGTTGATTGGCGCGGCGGATGTGGTGATGCATAATTTTCGGCCGGGAGTGATGGCGCGATTGGGTTTTTCATATGATGAGGTAAAAGCCAGGTTTCCACAGATCATCTATGCGGAAATCAGCGGTTATGGCCAAGATGGCCCTTGGGCAGATTTGCCGGGCCAGGACCTATTACTCCAATCCCTGACAGGCTTAACTTTTCTCAATGGGGAGGAGTACAAAGCCCCCACACCCATGGGGATATCGGTGGTGGATTTATTGGCAGGCACCCAATTGGCACAAGGGATTTTGGCTGCACTGTACCGGAAGGAAGATACCGGGCGGGGCAGTTTGGTACAAGTGAGCATGCTGGAATCCGCCATGGATTTTCAGTTTGAAGTATTCACCACCTTTTTGAACGACGGAGAAGAGCTCCCCCAGCGAAGTAAGGTCAATCATGGGCATTGTTATATTGCTGCTCCCTACGGAGTTTATGAGACAAAGGACGGTTTTTTGGCCTTGGCAATGGGAAATATTGTCACGTTAGGCGATTTATTGGCGTGCGAAGAGCTGGCGGTTTTTGATGACCCCAAAGGTTGGTTTGACCGTAGGGATGAAATCAAGGCCGTCTTGGCAGCACATTTGGCAAACAATACCACCCAACACTGGCTGGATATATTAGAGCCAGCGGACATTTGGTGTGCAAAGGTGTTGGACATGGAAGCGATGATGGAAGAAGAGGGGTACCAAGTATTGGAAATGGAGATGGAGGTCAGGACCACAAATGGCGATCGCATCAGGACCACCCGCTGTCCTATTCGGGTAAATGGCGAGCGGATATTGCCGGGACGCGGCGCCCCCTTTTTGGGAGAGCACAATGATGCGCTTGCCCGGGAGTTTGGCCTGTAA